A window from Hemicordylus capensis ecotype Gifberg chromosome 2, rHemCap1.1.pri, whole genome shotgun sequence encodes these proteins:
- the LOC128342694 gene encoding zinc finger protein 16-like yields MEIQQEDGCDADLLGKEVDLFQQRQLYMEIQLEDETGEASLFSKEEELSGQGQPWTEIKQEDYYCGATFLGKEEELSGQGQPWMEIKQEDYYCGAILFGKEEELFDQEQLWKEIKQEDEVKEESSLLDDVEESGNEREPHEMLSEGARHESTSGAQHESTTFCSYWEIRLHICPVCGKSFSNNSRLSRHEMIHTGERPFVCSQCGQRFSQKPHLITHQRIHTGEKPFVCSVCGQRFSQSAHLSKHKRIHTAQKLYECSEAEKHSCQRTRQKN; encoded by the exons ATGGAGATCCAACAGGAAGATGGTTGTGATGCTGACCTCTTGGGTAAGGAGGTGGATCTCTTTCAGCAGAGGCAACTGTACATGGAGATCCAGCTGGAAGATGAGACTGGGGAGGCCAGCCTGTTCAGTAAGGAGGAGGAGCTCTCTGGGCAGGGACAGCCTTGGACAGAGATCAAGCAGGAAGATTATTATTGTGGTGCCACCTTCCTTGGCAAAGAGGAGGAGCTCTCTGGGCAGGGACAGCCTTGGATGGAGATCAAGCAGGAAGATTATTATTGTGGTGCCATCCTCTTTGGCAAAGAGGAGGAGCTCTTTGATCAGGAGCAGCTGTGGAAGGAGATCAAGCAGGAAGATGAGGTCAAGGAGGAGTCCAGCCTGTTGg ATGATGTGGAGGAAAGTGGCAACGAAAGGGAACCACATGAGATGTTGTCCGAAGGAGCCCGGCATGAAAGCACATCAGGAGCCCAGCATGAGAGCACAACCTTTTGTTCATACTGGGAGATACGTTTACACATTTGcccagtgtgtggaaagagcttcagtaacaATTCACGGCTTTCTAGACACGAAatgatccacacaggggagagacCTTTTGTATGTTCACAGTGTGGACAAAGGTTCAGTCAAAAGCCACATCTGATaacacatcaaagaatccatacaggggagaaacctttTGTGTGCTCAGTGTGTGGACAAAGGTTCAGTCAAAGTGCACACCTTAGTAAACATAAAAGAATCCACACAGCACAGAAACTGTATGAATGCTCAGAGGCTGAAAAGCACTCCTGTCAGAGAACAAGACAAAAAAACTAA